In Erpetoichthys calabaricus chromosome 4, fErpCal1.3, whole genome shotgun sequence, one genomic interval encodes:
- the LOC114651195 gene encoding uncharacterized protein LOC114651195 produces MWYQEAVLVTVEKGNSVLFNCSQKFANAAKIDFTWYKEEASQMRICEFVVEDKTGNMRNCKTRLLVTGSPWPMLLLQDVRVSDSGRYTCKTEKIIPPPHVGITSETNLSVVGPPDITLKYTFFNHSSDCVQLLCILEDFFPYEVNVTWWKDGWRDDSGDNLQSLFSGQTVINASLNICKPNWKSGDVVSCLVNHSASASVMGKNVTLYPNKGKHVLSQLFQSPVICINSEQKCSMLCRNQ; encoded by the exons ATGTGGTATCAGGAAGCAGTGCTTGTGACTGTAGAGAAGGGAAACTCTGTCTTGTTCAACTGTTCCCAGAAATTTGCCAATGCAGCAAAGATTGACTTCACTTGGTATAAAGAAGAAGCCAGCCAAATGCGTATTTGTGAATTCGTTGTGGAGGACAAAACTGGGAATATGAGAAACTGCAAGACACGCCTGCTTGTCACTGGCTCACCATGGCCAATGCTGCTACTACAGGATGTGAGGGTCAGTGACAGCGGGAGATACACTTGTAAGACAGAAAAAATCATTCCACCGCCTCATGTGGGGATCACAAGTGAGACAAATCTTTCTGTGGTGG GTCCTCCGGATATTACCCTGAAGTACACCTTCTTTAATCACTCTTCAGACTGCGTACAGCTTTTATGTATTCTGGAGGACTTCTTCCCCTATGAGGTGAATGTAACCTGGTGGAAAGATGGGTGGAGAGATGATTCGGGAGACAACCTGCAGAGTCTGTTCTCTGGTCAAACTGTTATCAATGCATCTCTTAACATTTGCAAGCCCAACTGGAAATCTGGTGATGTGGTTTCTTGTTTAGTAAACCACTCTGCATCTGCTTCAGTCATGGGTAAAAATGTCACTCTTTACCCTAATAAAGGTAAGCATGTATTGTCTCAATTGTTTCAGTCACCAGTAATATGCATTAATAGTGAACAAAAATGTTCCATGTTATGCAGAAATCAGTGA